In Vicinamibacterales bacterium, the following proteins share a genomic window:
- a CDS encoding glycine C-acetyltransferase, whose protein sequence is MRTDPLAYLGRELDALREQKLFRQLRILDGEQKAHTSVDHRSVVNLSSNNYLGLTTHPRLRQKALEAVEKYGVGTGSVRTIAGTMEIHMELERRLAEFKKVEKVVVFQSGFAANAGTVSAILTKEDVVISDELNHASIIDGCRLSRATIKVFPHKDVDAARRIVKDLPASQRKLLITDGVFSMDGDLGPLPALCDLAEETGCIMMVDDAHASGVFGKNGRGTIDHFGMHGRVDVQVGTLSKAVGCLGGYVAGSRDLIDFLYHRARPFLFSTSHPPAVVLACIAALDVLMEEPEIIERLWDNTRFFKEGLHRLGFDTGLSESPITPVIAGEGAKAMELSDKLFERGVFAQGIAFPTVARDKARVRTIVTATHTREDLQYALDAFAAVGREIGLI, encoded by the coding sequence ATGCGCACCGATCCGCTGGCCTACCTGGGGAGAGAGCTGGACGCCCTCCGAGAGCAGAAGCTCTTCAGACAGTTACGGATACTCGACGGCGAACAGAAGGCTCACACCTCGGTCGACCACCGCTCGGTAGTCAACCTCTCGTCGAACAATTATCTCGGTCTCACGACACATCCCAGGCTGCGGCAGAAGGCCCTCGAGGCGGTCGAGAAGTATGGCGTGGGCACGGGATCCGTCAGGACCATCGCCGGAACCATGGAAATTCACATGGAGCTCGAACGGCGGCTGGCGGAGTTCAAGAAGGTCGAAAAGGTGGTGGTCTTCCAGAGCGGCTTCGCGGCGAACGCCGGGACCGTCTCCGCCATCCTCACCAAGGAAGACGTGGTCATCTCGGACGAGTTGAACCACGCCAGCATCATCGACGGCTGCCGTCTCAGCCGGGCCACCATCAAGGTCTTTCCCCACAAGGACGTGGACGCCGCCAGACGGATCGTCAAGGATCTCCCGGCGTCGCAGCGCAAGCTCCTCATCACCGACGGCGTGTTCAGCATGGACGGCGACCTGGGGCCGCTTCCGGCGCTCTGCGACCTGGCCGAGGAAACCGGGTGCATCATGATGGTGGACGATGCGCATGCGAGCGGCGTGTTCGGGAAGAACGGGCGCGGCACGATCGACCATTTCGGCATGCACGGGCGGGTGGACGTCCAGGTCGGCACGCTGTCGAAAGCGGTCGGCTGTCTGGGCGGCTACGTCGCCGGCAGCCGCGACCTGATCGACTTTCTCTATCACCGGGCGCGCCCGTTCCTGTTCTCGACGTCGCATCCCCCCGCGGTGGTGCTCGCGTGCATCGCGGCGCTCGACGTGCTGATGGAAGAGCCGGAAATCATCGAACGGCTCTGGGACAACACTCGTTTCTTCAAAGAGGGGCTGCACCGGCTCGGCTTCGACACCGGCTTGAGCGAGAGCCCGATTACGCCGGTGATCGCCGGCGAAGGGGCGAAGGCGATGGAGCTGTCCGACAAGCTCTTCGAGCGCGGCGTCTTCGCGCAGGGAATCGCCTTCCCGACGGTGGCGCGCGACAAGGCCCGCGTGCGGACGATCGTGACCGCGACCCA
- a CDS encoding DUF5658 family protein: MRLPTARFADIVVVVFLVAQACDGVFTYVGVSLYGVGIEGNPLLAWLMTSIGEGPALAAAKMTAGAFGIALHLTAVHRILAALSAFYVAVAVLPWIAILFL; this comes from the coding sequence ATGCGGCTCCCCACCGCCCGGTTTGCCGACATTGTGGTCGTCGTCTTCCTCGTCGCCCAGGCGTGTGACGGCGTGTTCACTTACGTAGGTGTAAGTCTCTACGGCGTCGGCATCGAGGGGAACCCGCTGCTGGCGTGGCTGATGACCTCGATCGGCGAGGGGCCGGCGCTGGCGGCGGCGAAGATGACGGCGGGCGCCTTCGGGATCGCGCTGCACCTGACCGCCGTGCACCGGATCCTGGCGGCGCTGTCGGCCTTCTACGTCGCCGTCGCGGTCCTGCCCTGGATCGCGATTCTATTTCTCTGA
- a CDS encoding AI-2E family transporter: protein MTTRSVDEARALIRYAILMTALAGIVLWCAYIVRDVLLIVYVSIVLAIGFSPIVRIIERQRISVTKRFPRWLAILVLYLAILGTIALVVMLVFPPLVRQAQALWEKLPEMFERAQQFLISKGWLKEHLTMREAVERAPGGGGDAVGQVARTAASLAGGIFGVFTILILTFYMLVDSWALRESALRLLPKKHRARADAASRVVMVKVSAWLGGQLLLAGTIGATSAIGLWALGIPFFYVLALISAVGEMIPIVGPFLAAIPAIAVASTVSLQKVIVVIVFFVVQQQLENHILVPKIMSRQVGVSPVTVIVSLLIGGSLLGVVGALLAVPTAAILQVIAAEVLSDEELVSEK, encoded by the coding sequence GTGACTACGCGCTCCGTCGACGAGGCTCGCGCGCTCATCCGCTACGCGATCCTGATGACGGCGCTCGCCGGCATCGTCCTGTGGTGCGCCTACATCGTCCGCGACGTGCTGCTCATCGTCTACGTCAGCATCGTGCTGGCGATCGGCTTCAGCCCGATCGTGCGGATCATCGAACGGCAGCGGATCAGCGTCACCAAGCGCTTTCCCCGGTGGCTCGCGATTCTGGTGCTCTATCTCGCCATCCTGGGCACGATCGCGCTGGTGGTGATGCTGGTGTTTCCGCCGCTCGTGCGGCAGGCGCAGGCGCTGTGGGAGAAGCTCCCGGAGATGTTCGAACGCGCGCAGCAGTTCCTCATCAGCAAGGGCTGGCTGAAGGAGCACCTGACGATGCGCGAGGCGGTGGAGCGGGCGCCGGGCGGCGGCGGCGACGCGGTGGGCCAGGTCGCGCGCACCGCCGCGAGCCTGGCGGGCGGAATCTTCGGCGTCTTCACGATCCTGATTCTGACCTTCTACATGCTGGTCGACTCGTGGGCGCTGCGGGAGTCCGCGCTGCGGCTGCTGCCGAAGAAGCATCGCGCCCGCGCCGATGCGGCGAGCCGCGTGGTGATGGTCAAGGTGAGCGCCTGGCTGGGCGGACAGCTGCTGCTGGCGGGAACGATCGGCGCAACCTCCGCGATCGGGCTGTGGGCGCTCGGCATTCCCTTCTTCTACGTGCTCGCGCTCATCTCGGCGGTCGGCGAGATGATTCCGATCGTCGGGCCGTTCCTCGCCGCCATTCCGGCGATCGCGGTGGCCTCCACGGTCTCGCTGCAGAAGGTGATCGTCGTCATCGTCTTCTTCGTCGTGCAGCAGCAGCTCGAGAATCACATCCTGGTGCCGAAGATCATGTCGCGGCAGGTGGGCGTGAGTCCGGTGACGGTGATCGTGTCGCTGCTGATCGGCGGAAGTCTGCTCGGGGTGGTCGGCGCGCTGCTCGCGGTGCCGACCGCCGCGATCCTGCAGGTCATCGCCGCGGAAGTGCTGTCCGACGAGGAACTGGTCTCAGAGAAATAG